From Mesobacillus jeotgali, the proteins below share one genomic window:
- a CDS encoding Bax inhibitor-1/YccA family protein, translated as MYTYTDNSMMPSVMRTFAFSLAIAFIGTMSGVFVPPALFLPLVIIELVMLIGVFFLRKKKAISYAFLYAFTFISGMTMYPVIAHYIAVSGANVVINALGATTVVFTGLAIYASKTKRDLSFLGGMLMAALLALIAVAIFNLIWPLSSTGMMAYSFIGILVFSGYVLFDFNRMKHYGVSPEEVPLMALNLYLDFINLFLYILRFFGILSSND; from the coding sequence ATGTACACTTATACTGATAACTCGATGATGCCATCGGTAATGAGAACCTTCGCGTTTTCACTGGCAATTGCATTTATCGGCACAATGTCCGGAGTGTTCGTTCCGCCAGCGCTGTTCCTCCCGCTCGTTATCATTGAGCTCGTGATGTTGATCGGAGTGTTCTTTTTAAGGAAAAAGAAAGCTATTTCATATGCATTTCTATATGCGTTTACGTTCATCTCCGGAATGACGATGTATCCTGTCATTGCCCATTACATCGCAGTTTCCGGGGCGAATGTCGTCATTAATGCGCTCGGGGCAACTACAGTTGTTTTCACCGGTCTTGCGATTTATGCGTCAAAAACAAAACGTGACCTGAGCTTCCTTGGCGGAATGCTGATGGCCGCTTTGCTGGCATTGATTGCTGTAGCTATCTTTAACTTGATTTGGCCGCTTAGCAGCACTGGAATGATGGCTTATTCCTTCATTGGGATCCTAGTCTTCAGTGGGTATGTTTTATTCGATTTCAATAGGATGAAGCATTATGGAGTGAGTCCGGAAGAAGTACCGCTTATGGCGCTTAATCTGTATCTGGATTTCATCAATCTTTTCCTATATATCCTGCGCTTCTTCGGGATCCTATCAAGCAATGACTAA
- the mscL gene encoding large-conductance mechanosensitive channel protein MscL, translating into MWNEFKKFAFKGNVLDLAIGVIIGAAFGKIVSSLVDDIIMPVVGLLAIGKDFSELSYKAIKYGAFLQTIIDFFITAFAIFIFVKIITRYRKKEEAKPATLVPDAKEELLKEIRDLLREKKEL; encoded by the coding sequence ATGTGGAATGAATTCAAGAAATTCGCTTTTAAAGGGAATGTACTGGATCTTGCCATCGGGGTCATCATCGGCGCGGCGTTCGGGAAAATCGTCTCTTCACTTGTGGATGATATTATAATGCCGGTGGTGGGACTTTTGGCTATTGGCAAGGATTTTTCCGAGCTCTCATACAAAGCGATTAAATATGGGGCTTTTCTCCAGACGATTATTGATTTTTTCATCACTGCATTCGCCATTTTCATCTTTGTGAAAATCATAACCCGTTACCGAAAAAAAGAAGAGGCCAAGCCTGCAACATTGGTGCCTGATGCAAAAGAAGAACTATTAAAAGAAATCCGTGATCTTTTAAGAGAAAAAAAGGAATTATAA
- a CDS encoding LuxR C-terminal-related transcriptional regulator has translation MEHKIEELAIRGLFLLKEYEKPFLKEWTSLKKDLRGWENNLISEFESMIVFGFTNLSKTTFVSSNDFIQLLVLKWQKHHPEFVDDFEAIFLISAVENSFHKVLKRRNAGFLDHQAVQVFFTRIIDKVLRTQLLEYQDDKWLKTLVNLRTVPSNWLAVIRNEKSLYKVSKVVGAETLPANEQLITMCEGLQANELEDLSTALSRLLTPGQELSQIITIPCLTETLMICIKDSTDTVTVEQIETLRKMYLKQMKLNHLESELEWKDATLLFQQRLIQSQSASEAVKMITQGLVDYLPFSRCALFIYSPGEHSGVGVHAHNVNTGSVQHIKESIAEFPLLRKYLKHFSHSKPIFIEDAADILPAKYVRDYSLKSLVVLPIYVPAENKLIGLAILDRGENKSFTVNNQTLTALIKFGQYGGELLNQYYEDAVQLFGVQHALLTIREREVLKLIAEGASINEAADTLHLSSYTVRDYISAIIHKLDAKNRTDAAVKALKMRLIQ, from the coding sequence ATGGAACATAAGATTGAGGAATTAGCCATTAGAGGTTTATTTCTTTTAAAAGAATACGAGAAACCTTTTCTTAAAGAATGGACTAGCTTAAAGAAGGATTTGAGGGGTTGGGAAAATAACCTTATTTCAGAGTTTGAAAGCATGATTGTTTTTGGCTTCACTAATCTTTCAAAAACCACTTTCGTTTCTTCAAACGATTTCATCCAGTTACTGGTTCTTAAATGGCAAAAACATCATCCTGAATTTGTTGATGATTTTGAAGCCATCTTTCTGATCAGTGCCGTGGAAAACTCATTTCATAAAGTGCTAAAGAGAAGGAATGCTGGATTTCTTGACCATCAAGCAGTCCAGGTCTTTTTTACGAGAATTATTGATAAGGTCCTTCGCACACAACTGCTGGAATACCAGGATGACAAATGGCTGAAGACACTAGTAAACCTTCGGACTGTGCCAAGCAATTGGCTTGCGGTCATCCGAAATGAAAAATCCCTCTATAAAGTTAGCAAAGTTGTCGGTGCTGAAACCCTGCCAGCAAATGAGCAGCTTATCACCATGTGTGAGGGACTCCAGGCCAATGAACTGGAGGACTTGTCGACGGCTCTTAGCAGATTACTGACACCAGGCCAGGAACTGTCTCAAATCATAACGATTCCCTGTCTGACTGAAACTCTGATGATTTGTATAAAGGACAGCACGGATACCGTCACAGTTGAGCAAATAGAGACACTGAGAAAAATGTATCTGAAACAGATGAAGCTCAACCACCTGGAAAGCGAGCTTGAGTGGAAGGACGCGACGCTCCTATTCCAGCAGCGGCTGATTCAATCACAGAGCGCTTCCGAGGCTGTAAAAATGATCACCCAGGGACTAGTTGATTATCTTCCTTTTTCCCGTTGTGCGCTTTTCATCTACTCACCAGGCGAACACAGCGGTGTTGGAGTCCATGCGCATAATGTCAATACAGGTTCGGTCCAGCATATTAAGGAAAGCATCGCTGAATTTCCGCTGCTGAGAAAATACTTAAAACATTTCAGCCATTCCAAGCCGATTTTCATTGAGGATGCAGCAGATATTCTGCCGGCCAAGTATGTCCGTGATTACAGTTTGAAATCCCTGGTCGTCCTGCCGATTTATGTACCTGCTGAGAATAAACTGATTGGCCTGGCCATCCTTGACCGAGGGGAAAACAAATCATTCACCGTTAACAATCAGACTCTGACGGCTCTCATTAAGTTCGGGCAATATGGAGGCGAATTACTGAACCAATATTATGAGGATGCCGTCCAGCTGTTTGGCGTCCAGCATGCCCTCCTGACCATACGTGAACGGGAAGTCCTGAAACTCATTGCCGAAGGCGCGTCCATCAATGAAGCAGCCGATACACTTCATCTTAGTTCCTATACGGTACGTGACTATATTTCAGCCATCATCCATAAACTCGACGCCAAGAATCGTACAGATGCTGCAGTCAAAGCCCTGAAAATGAGATTGATTCAGTAA
- a CDS encoding DUF6230 family protein, translated as MESKTNKKVFWGALAAGLLALGILLMSFGVSGVAYAVPIAGVGDFYVEFDKLEGEGYKFYPKLGETSSSDAAPQGTNIIEKLTIDNLQLYKDFQVGGEWIRVKIQASKPVQISGLQHDAGLIEANAKFQNLALAENNSTDWTKQFQQTSSTIILENAKLKTHYLFQETINMAGMKLTVEKIDKK; from the coding sequence ATGGAAAGCAAAACGAATAAGAAGGTTTTTTGGGGTGCTCTGGCAGCTGGACTTCTTGCGCTGGGAATCTTGCTGATGTCCTTCGGAGTGTCGGGTGTCGCTTATGCAGTCCCGATTGCGGGAGTAGGAGACTTTTATGTTGAGTTCGATAAGCTTGAAGGAGAGGGCTATAAGTTTTATCCAAAGCTTGGGGAAACGAGCAGTTCAGATGCTGCACCACAGGGTACTAATATCATTGAAAAATTGACAATCGACAATCTTCAATTATACAAGGATTTCCAGGTAGGCGGGGAATGGATCCGCGTAAAAATTCAGGCTTCAAAACCTGTACAAATTTCTGGTCTGCAGCATGATGCCGGTTTGATCGAGGCGAACGCCAAGTTCCAAAACCTTGCGCTTGCCGAAAACAACAGCACAGACTGGACAAAGCAGTTCCAGCAGACATCGAGCACCATCATCCTTGAAAATGCTAAGTTAAAAACTCATTACTTATTCCAGGAAACCATCAATATGGCCGGCATGAAATTGACAGTGGAAAAAATCGATAAGAAATAA
- a CDS encoding DUF6114 domain-containing protein, with protein sequence MVFKKWRHTRPFFGAILTVLSGLMILWVPLNLYLSTFLPGSVAVIGLLFGGLITLMGLMAFFLPGASKALGIIVIFLSILSVIGALGGFLFGTIFGIIGGALLTAWRVLPAEESAGSPESNVTSQPAKTG encoded by the coding sequence ATGGTTTTTAAAAAATGGAGGCATACTCGGCCTTTTTTCGGGGCGATTTTAACAGTCTTGAGCGGGCTGATGATTTTATGGGTACCGTTGAACTTGTATCTCAGTACTTTTCTGCCAGGATCGGTAGCAGTCATCGGCTTGCTGTTTGGCGGCCTGATCACGCTGATGGGGCTGATGGCTTTCTTTTTGCCAGGTGCCTCTAAAGCACTCGGAATTATTGTGATTTTTTTATCCATTCTATCTGTCATCGGAGCTTTAGGAGGTTTTCTGTTCGGAACGATATTCGGCATTATCGGCGGGGCATTGTTGACAGCATGGCGGGTGTTGCCGGCGGAAGAATCAGCAGGATCACCTGAATCGAACGTCACTTCGCAGCCAGCTAAAACGGGGTAA
- a CDS encoding acylphosphatase translates to MIQLQIIVSGEVQGVGYRYYTQMKAIQFGITGWVRNLQEGGVEILASGPKAELEKFIDEVRRGNPFSTVDHIEVNEIKNIESYKSFAIKY, encoded by the coding sequence TTGATTCAATTACAAATTATTGTGTCAGGAGAGGTTCAGGGTGTGGGATACCGTTACTATACACAGATGAAGGCTATTCAATTTGGGATTACGGGATGGGTTAGGAATCTTCAGGAAGGCGGGGTTGAGATTCTTGCTTCTGGCCCTAAAGCCGAACTTGAAAAATTCATCGATGAGGTACGAAGAGGCAATCCTTTTTCAACGGTTGATCACATTGAAGTGAATGAAATCAAAAACATTGAATCCTATAAATCTTTCGCAATAAAATACTAA